A single Rubrivivax gelatinosus IL144 DNA region contains:
- a CDS encoding TonB-dependent receptor — translation MKSLALTLSPVALACAAALPRPAAAQSESPPVAVERIVITGNPLGSERTTQPVSVLAGDELVMRRGSTLGDTLDTLPGVSQTGFGPNASRPVIRGLDGDRLRVLDNSGSTLDASALSYDHAVPLDPLVATGIEVLRGPAALLYGGNAVGGVVNVLDNRIPQAPVTRTGGAAELRLGGAADERAGAAVLETGGNAWALHLDAAARNTSDLKVPDHTPVADGEPLARTDEVRNSAAQTRSAAVGGSWFLPGGRVGLTVDHYDSSYGTVAESDVTILMRRNQVRAEGEWRLDDGLFSNLKLQARGADYEHREVEGSEVGTVFSSRGGELRLEARHRALGPLRGVLGVQAEKFDFSALGEEAFVPDTTTRRLGLFALEEMDAGPGTVSAGARVERADVDSDGGGRFGASRSRGFTLFSASLGTTMPLAPGWSVNANLASTERAPTYFELYADGVHAATGAYEQGNPALDAERGVSADLALQWKSGNSKLRAGLFTTRFSRFISLDSAKVSVDEDGNAVGSGGVPLYRFDAVKARLHGAELEAQTAIDAAGWRWAPSASADFTRASNLTTDEPLPRVAPWRVTLALAASRADWTLRAEVRHAGRQSRVPDGDTPTEAYTLLNLAASYRFTLAGRDALWYLKLDNATDRLAYNATAIETIRGLSPLPGRALATGLRLDF, via the coding sequence ATGAAATCCCTCGCCCTCACCCTGAGTCCGGTGGCGCTGGCCTGCGCCGCCGCCCTGCCCCGCCCCGCCGCAGCGCAAAGCGAAAGCCCGCCCGTGGCCGTCGAACGCATCGTCATCACCGGCAACCCGCTGGGCAGCGAGCGCACGACGCAGCCGGTGTCGGTGCTCGCCGGCGACGAACTCGTGATGCGCCGCGGCAGCACGCTGGGCGACACGCTGGACACGCTGCCCGGCGTCTCGCAGACCGGCTTCGGCCCCAACGCCAGCCGGCCGGTGATCCGCGGCCTGGACGGCGACCGCCTGAGGGTGCTCGACAACTCGGGCTCGACGCTGGACGCCTCGGCGCTGAGCTACGACCACGCGGTGCCGCTGGACCCGCTGGTCGCCACCGGCATCGAGGTGCTGCGCGGCCCGGCGGCGCTGCTGTACGGCGGCAACGCCGTCGGCGGCGTCGTCAACGTGCTCGACAACCGCATCCCGCAGGCGCCCGTCACACGCACCGGCGGTGCCGCCGAACTGCGCCTGGGCGGCGCGGCCGACGAACGGGCCGGCGCCGCGGTGCTGGAGACCGGCGGCAACGCCTGGGCGCTGCACCTGGACGCCGCGGCGCGCAACACCTCGGACCTGAAGGTGCCCGACCACACGCCGGTCGCCGACGGCGAGCCGCTGGCGCGCACCGACGAGGTCCGCAACTCGGCAGCGCAGACGCGCAGCGCCGCCGTCGGCGGCTCGTGGTTCTTGCCCGGCGGCCGCGTCGGCCTGACGGTCGACCACTACGACAGCAGCTACGGCACCGTCGCCGAGTCCGACGTGACGATCCTGATGCGCCGCAACCAGGTGCGCGCCGAAGGCGAATGGCGGCTGGACGACGGCCTGTTCTCCAACCTGAAGCTGCAGGCGCGCGGCGCCGACTACGAACACCGCGAGGTCGAAGGCTCGGAGGTCGGCACCGTGTTCTCCAGCCGCGGCGGCGAGCTGCGCCTGGAAGCGCGCCACCGCGCGCTGGGGCCGCTGCGCGGCGTGCTCGGCGTGCAGGCCGAGAAGTTCGATTTCTCGGCGCTGGGCGAAGAAGCTTTCGTGCCCGACACGACGACGCGCCGCCTGGGCCTGTTCGCGCTGGAGGAGATGGACGCCGGCCCGGGCACGGTCTCGGCCGGCGCGCGCGTCGAACGCGCCGACGTCGATTCCGACGGCGGCGGCCGCTTCGGCGCTTCGCGTTCGCGCGGCTTCACGCTGTTCAGCGCCTCGCTGGGCACGACGATGCCGCTGGCGCCGGGCTGGAGCGTCAACGCCAACCTGGCGTCGACCGAACGCGCGCCGACCTACTTCGAGCTCTACGCCGACGGCGTGCACGCGGCCACCGGCGCCTACGAGCAGGGCAACCCGGCGCTGGACGCCGAGCGCGGCGTCAGCGCCGACCTCGCGCTGCAATGGAAGTCCGGCAACTCCAAGCTGCGCGCCGGCCTGTTCACGACGCGCTTCTCGCGCTTCATCTCGCTGGACAGCGCCAAGGTCTCGGTCGACGAAGACGGCAACGCCGTCGGCAGCGGTGGCGTGCCGCTGTACCGCTTCGACGCCGTGAAGGCGCGGCTGCACGGCGCCGAGCTGGAAGCGCAGACGGCGATCGACGCCGCCGGCTGGCGCTGGGCGCCGAGCGCGAGCGCCGACTTCACGCGTGCGTCGAACCTGACGACCGACGAGCCGCTGCCGCGTGTCGCGCCCTGGCGCGTGACGCTGGCACTGGCCGCATCACGCGCCGACTGGACGCTGCGCGCCGAGGTCCGCCACGCCGGCCGCCAGAGCCGCGTGCCCGACGGCGACACGCCGACCGAGGCCTACACGCTGCTGAACCTGGCGGCGTCGTACCGCTTCACGCTCGCCGGCCGCGACGCGCTCTGGTACCTGAAGCTCGACAACGCGACCGACCGCCTGGCCTACAACGCCACCGCGATCGAGACGATCCGGGGGCTGTCGCCGCTGCCCGGCCGCGCGCTGGCGACCGGGCTGCGGCTGGACTTCTGA
- a CDS encoding LysR substrate-binding domain-containing protein, with amino-acid sequence MTRRMPALALLRTFEVAARHLSFKQAAAELHVTPAAVSQQIRSLEAELGVELFERLTRAVRLSPRGESLLPKVRDGLALLAEAVDQACAPAATELLRVIAPPSWASHWLLPRLPDFYARHPEVEIRLASSSEAVDHAGASNVIAALARAPGDGRSELAVVFGSGRYAGWRVDPLLTPEYLPVCAPTLARAGAPLAVPADVVHHVLIHDDTLNHAGDESWGWHRWLQAAGVQRRAASGGRHFSNAVLAIEAALAGQGVALAARPIVAGHLACGALVAPFPLAIPSPYTYCLVGRRQAAERPAAAAFRQWLIEASRRET; translated from the coding sequence ATGACCCGCCGCATGCCCGCGCTGGCGCTGCTGCGCACCTTCGAGGTCGCCGCACGCCACCTCAGCTTCAAGCAGGCCGCCGCCGAACTGCACGTCACGCCGGCGGCCGTCAGCCAGCAGATTCGCAGCCTCGAGGCCGAGCTCGGCGTCGAACTCTTCGAGCGCCTGACACGCGCCGTGCGCCTGAGCCCGCGCGGCGAGTCCCTGCTGCCCAAGGTGCGCGACGGCCTGGCGCTGCTGGCCGAGGCGGTGGACCAGGCCTGCGCGCCGGCGGCCACCGAGCTGCTGCGCGTCATCGCGCCGCCGTCCTGGGCCAGCCACTGGCTGCTGCCGCGCCTGCCCGACTTCTACGCCCGTCATCCGGAGGTCGAGATCCGGCTGGCCAGCAGCTCCGAGGCGGTCGACCACGCCGGCGCGTCCAACGTCATCGCCGCCCTCGCCCGCGCGCCCGGTGACGGCCGCAGCGAGCTGGCCGTCGTCTTCGGCAGCGGGCGCTACGCCGGCTGGCGCGTCGACCCGCTGCTGACGCCCGAGTACCTGCCGGTCTGCGCCCCGACGCTGGCGCGCGCCGGCGCGCCGCTGGCGGTGCCGGCCGACGTCGTGCACCACGTGCTGATCCACGACGACACGCTGAACCACGCCGGCGACGAGTCCTGGGGCTGGCACCGCTGGCTGCAAGCGGCGGGCGTGCAGCGCCGCGCCGCCAGCGGCGGGCGCCACTTCTCCAACGCCGTGCTGGCGATCGAAGCCGCGCTCGCCGGCCAGGGCGTCGCGCTGGCGGCACGGCCCATCGTCGCCGGCCACCTGGCCTGCGGCGCGCTGGTCGCGCCTTTCCCGCTGGCCATCCCCTCGCCCTACACCTATTGCCTGGTCGGCCGGCGCCAGGCCGCCGAACGGCCGGCCGCGGCGGCCTTCCGCCAGTGGCTGATCGAAGCGTCGCGTCGAGAGACCTGA
- a CDS encoding acetyl-CoA hydrolase/transferase family protein: MTQAESRVLCPALRNRIMSADEAAALIRKGDNIGMSGFTGAGYPKAVPGALARRIHQANSEGDRFKVGIWTGASTAPELDGALASVAGVEMRLPYQSDPVCRQRINAGEMEYIDIHLSHVAQFVWFGFLGHLDVAVVEVTGITEDGQLIPSTSIGNNKTWLDEADKIILEVNSAQDMNLLGMHDIYYGTQRPPHRKPIPLVAPGDRIGQPTFRVNPDKIVAIVETHAADRNTQFSAPDENSRRIAGHILDFLQHEVKKGRLPPELLPLQSGVGNIANAVLAGLEDGPFENLTAYTEVLQDGMLQLLKSGKLAFASATAVSLSTDALKEFRENLAFYRERILLRPQEISNHPEVIRRLGIIAMNGMIEADIYGNVNSTHVMGSQIMNGIGGSGDFARNAYLSMFMTPSTAKGGAISCIVPMVPHVDHTEHDVQVVVTEQGLADLRGLSPKQRAETIIERCAHPDFKPALRDYYRRALKGSPGQHTPHLLDEAFSWHLRALAGRGM; this comes from the coding sequence ATGACCCAAGCCGAAAGCCGCGTTCTCTGTCCCGCCTTGCGCAACCGCATCATGTCTGCCGACGAAGCGGCCGCGCTGATCCGAAAAGGCGACAACATCGGCATGAGCGGCTTCACCGGCGCAGGCTATCCGAAGGCCGTGCCGGGCGCCTTGGCGCGGCGCATCCACCAGGCGAACTCCGAAGGCGACCGCTTCAAGGTCGGCATCTGGACCGGCGCCTCGACGGCACCCGAACTCGACGGCGCGCTGGCCAGCGTGGCCGGCGTCGAGATGCGCCTGCCCTACCAGAGCGACCCGGTGTGCCGCCAGCGCATCAACGCCGGCGAGATGGAGTACATCGACATCCACCTCTCGCACGTCGCGCAGTTCGTCTGGTTCGGCTTCCTCGGCCATCTGGATGTCGCGGTCGTCGAGGTCACCGGCATCACCGAGGACGGCCAGCTGATCCCGTCGACCTCGATCGGCAACAACAAGACCTGGCTGGACGAGGCCGACAAGATCATCCTCGAGGTGAACTCGGCGCAGGACATGAACCTGCTGGGCATGCACGACATCTATTACGGCACCCAGCGCCCGCCGCACCGCAAGCCGATCCCGCTGGTCGCGCCCGGCGACCGCATCGGCCAGCCGACCTTCCGCGTCAACCCGGACAAGATCGTCGCCATCGTCGAGACCCACGCCGCCGACCGCAACACGCAGTTCAGCGCGCCCGACGAGAACTCGCGCCGCATCGCCGGCCACATCCTCGACTTCCTGCAGCACGAGGTGAAGAAGGGCCGGCTGCCGCCGGAACTGCTGCCGCTGCAGTCGGGCGTCGGCAACATCGCCAACGCCGTGCTCGCCGGGCTGGAGGACGGCCCGTTCGAGAACCTCACCGCCTACACCGAGGTGCTGCAGGACGGCATGCTGCAGCTGCTCAAGAGCGGCAAGCTGGCCTTCGCCTCGGCCACCGCGGTGTCGTTGTCGACCGACGCGCTGAAGGAGTTCCGCGAGAACCTGGCCTTCTACCGCGAGCGCATCCTGCTGCGCCCGCAGGAGATCAGCAACCACCCCGAGGTCATCCGCCGCCTGGGCATCATCGCGATGAACGGCATGATCGAGGCCGACATCTACGGCAACGTCAACTCTACGCACGTGATGGGTTCGCAGATCATGAACGGCATCGGCGGCTCGGGCGACTTCGCGCGCAACGCCTATCTGTCGATGTTCATGACGCCGTCCACCGCCAAGGGCGGCGCCATCTCCTGCATCGTGCCGATGGTCCCGCACGTCGACCACACCGAGCACGACGTGCAGGTGGTGGTCACCGAACAGGGCCTGGCCGACCTGCGCGGCCTGTCGCCCAAGCAGCGCGCCGAGACGATCATCGAACGCTGCGCCCACCCCGACTTCAAGCCCGCGCTGCGCGACTACTACCGTCGCGCGCTGAAGGGCTCGCCGGGCCAGCACACGCCGCACCTGCTGGATGAAGCCTTTTCCTGGCATCTGCGCGCCCTCGCCGGGCGCGGTATGTAA
- a CDS encoding PDR/VanB family oxidoreductase — translation MPTTSELAPPAAGASARGAEIDVRIAHREAETADVTVFQLVADDGGTLPAFAAGAHVELHLPNGLTRQYALCNGPGDAGRYVIAVLRAPASRGGSAWLHDEAQVGQRLRLAPPRSRFALAHEAAHHVLVAGGIGIAPLVGMADRLAVADASFELHYCARSPARAAFRRRILASGWAPRTFWHFLDGPQAAPTALDPVLDAHPAETHLYVCGPEGFMAWVLGAARAAGWDEARLHQQHFGATVEVAPHDADFELLLAGSGRRVQVRRGQTVVQALAAAGVVVPTSCGQGVCGTCVTRVLSGEPEHRDAFLTPAERAAGDFTPCVSRAVGARLVLDL, via the coding sequence ATGCCGACCACCTCCGAACTGGCGCCGCCCGCGGCCGGCGCCTCGGCCCGCGGGGCCGAGATCGATGTGCGCATCGCGCACCGCGAAGCCGAGACCGCCGACGTGACCGTGTTCCAGCTCGTCGCCGACGACGGCGGCACGCTGCCGGCCTTCGCCGCCGGGGCCCACGTCGAGCTGCACCTGCCCAACGGGCTGACGCGCCAGTACGCCTTGTGCAACGGCCCGGGCGACGCCGGCCGCTACGTCATCGCCGTGCTGCGCGCGCCGGCCTCGCGCGGCGGCTCGGCCTGGCTGCACGACGAGGCGCAGGTCGGCCAGCGCCTGCGGCTGGCGCCGCCACGCAGCCGCTTCGCGCTGGCGCACGAGGCCGCGCACCACGTGCTGGTGGCCGGCGGCATCGGCATCGCGCCGCTGGTCGGCATGGCCGACCGGCTGGCGGTGGCCGACGCCTCGTTCGAGCTGCACTACTGCGCGCGTTCGCCGGCGCGGGCGGCGTTCCGGCGGCGCATCCTGGCCTCGGGCTGGGCGCCGCGCACCTTCTGGCACTTCCTCGACGGCCCGCAGGCGGCACCGACGGCGCTGGACCCGGTGCTCGACGCACACCCGGCCGAGACCCATCTCTACGTCTGCGGCCCGGAAGGCTTCATGGCCTGGGTGCTGGGCGCCGCGCGCGCCGCCGGCTGGGACGAGGCGCGGCTGCACCAGCAGCACTTCGGTGCCACGGTGGAGGTCGCGCCGCACGACGCCGACTTCGAGCTGCTGCTGGCCGGCAGCGGCCGCCGCGTGCAGGTGCGGCGCGGGCAGACGGTGGTGCAGGCGCTGGCCGCGGCCGGCGTCGTCGTGCCGACCTCCTGCGGCCAGGGCGTCTGCGGCACCTGCGTGACGCGGGTGCTCTCCGGCGAGCCCGAGCACCGCGACGCCTTCCTGACGCCGGCCGAGCGTGCGGCCGGCGACTTCACGCCCTGCGTCTCGCGCGCCGTCGGCGCGCGGCTGGTGCTGGACCTGTAG
- a CDS encoding S8 family serine peptidase: MRLLPCLPRAVAAAAALATLGLAAGPAAAADDWAARRVLVSPRAGLPAGDFRALLAVHGGQARKMGQSELYVVDLPAGVSERAVQQRLARHRLLKFAELDRRIAPAYAVNDPYLGSEWHLATIGASAAWDLSQGAGVTIAILDSGVDGSHPDLAPRMVAGWNFYDGNADTSDANGHGTAVAGAAAATSDNAAGVAAVAGKANLMPVRIADANAYAYWSTVAQGLTWAADHGARVANISYNGVAGSSTVANAANYLRSKGGLVVVAAGNDGTDPGFAATTAMIPVSATNSADQRTSWSNYGAFVALAAPGEGIWTTNRGGGYSAWSGTSFASPITAGVIALMMAKRPDLPNTTIESLLYASAKDLGAAGRDTTYGWGRVDAAAAVAAAAAAAPAADTTPPTVAIASPASGNSVAGTVSVDVSASDNVGVARVELSVGGSTIGIDSAAPFAFAWDTTSVANGSRSLVATAYDAAGNRASSAVVTVNVANPVSAPATDTTAPKVALVNPVAGSVSGTVTVSASASDDSGAAGIRQQLYVDGKLAASGSGATLSYAWNTKRVKLGSHVLKAVGTDAAGNTASVSVSVTVVR, encoded by the coding sequence ATGAGACTCCTCCCCTGCCTCCCCCGTGCCGTCGCCGCCGCAGCAGCGCTGGCCACTCTCGGCCTGGCTGCCGGACCGGCGGCTGCCGCCGACGACTGGGCGGCGCGCCGCGTGCTGGTCTCGCCGCGGGCCGGCCTGCCGGCCGGCGACTTCCGTGCGCTGCTGGCGGTGCACGGCGGCCAGGCGCGCAAGATGGGGCAGAGCGAGCTCTACGTCGTCGACCTGCCGGCCGGCGTCTCCGAACGTGCCGTGCAGCAGCGCCTGGCGCGCCACCGGCTGCTGAAGTTCGCCGAGCTCGACCGCCGCATCGCCCCGGCCTACGCCGTCAACGACCCGTATCTGGGCAGCGAATGGCATCTGGCGACGATCGGCGCGTCGGCGGCCTGGGACCTGTCGCAAGGCGCCGGCGTGACGATCGCGATCCTCGACAGCGGCGTCGACGGCAGCCACCCGGATCTGGCGCCGCGCATGGTCGCCGGCTGGAACTTCTACGACGGCAACGCCGACACCAGCGACGCCAACGGCCACGGCACCGCGGTCGCCGGCGCCGCCGCGGCGACCAGCGACAACGCCGCCGGCGTCGCCGCCGTCGCCGGCAAGGCGAACCTGATGCCGGTGCGCATCGCCGACGCCAACGCCTACGCCTACTGGAGCACCGTCGCCCAGGGCCTGACCTGGGCCGCCGACCACGGCGCGCGCGTCGCCAACATCAGCTACAACGGCGTCGCCGGCAGCTCGACCGTCGCCAATGCCGCGAACTATCTGCGCAGCAAGGGCGGCCTGGTCGTTGTCGCCGCCGGCAACGACGGCACCGACCCCGGCTTCGCGGCGACGACGGCGATGATCCCGGTGTCGGCGACCAACAGCGCCGACCAGCGCACGAGCTGGTCGAACTACGGCGCCTTCGTCGCGCTGGCCGCGCCGGGCGAGGGCATCTGGACGACCAACCGCGGCGGCGGTTATTCGGCCTGGAGCGGGACCTCGTTCGCGAGCCCGATCACCGCCGGCGTCATCGCGCTGATGATGGCCAAGCGGCCCGACCTGCCGAACACGACGATCGAAAGCCTGCTCTACGCCAGCGCCAAGGACCTGGGCGCGGCCGGCCGCGACACGACCTACGGCTGGGGCCGCGTCGACGCCGCAGCCGCCGTGGCGGCCGCCGCAGCCGCCGCGCCGGCCGCCGACACGACGCCGCCGACGGTGGCCATCGCCTCTCCGGCCAGCGGCAACAGCGTCGCGGGCACGGTGAGCGTCGACGTCTCGGCCAGCGACAACGTCGGTGTCGCGCGTGTCGAACTCAGCGTCGGCGGCAGCACGATCGGCATCGACAGCGCGGCGCCGTTCGCCTTCGCCTGGGACACGACCAGCGTCGCCAACGGCAGCCGCTCGCTCGTGGCCACCGCCTACGACGCCGCCGGCAACCGCGCCAGTTCGGCGGTGGTGACGGTGAACGTCGCCAACCCGGTGTCTGCCCCGGCGACCGACACCACGGCGCCGAAGGTCGCGCTGGTCAACCCGGTGGCCGGCAGCGTCAGCGGCACGGTGACCGTCAGCGCCAGCGCCAGCGACGACAGCGGCGCCGCCGGCATCCGCCAGCAGCTCTACGTCGACGGCAAGCTCGCCGCCAGCGGCAGCGGCGCGACCCTGTCCTATGCCTGGAACACCAAGCGCGTGAAGCTCGGCAGCCATGTGCTGAAGGCGGTGGGCACCGATGCGGCCGGCAACACGGCATCCGTCTCGGTGAGCGTGACGGTCGTCCGCTGA
- a CDS encoding XDD4 family exosortase-dependent surface protein, whose protein sequence is MKKKLIALALAACGAAGAWATPVSFSGSQRNLSATVSFENVGNQLRVVLSNTSQADVRVADQVLTAVFFDLGGGVSLTPVSAISGGATYMGRDKVSDAGSNVSGEWAFDGAILAYGAHMGISSSALDSLFGAKDRFDVNSNLYGPPSPDGLQYGITSPGDDRSTGTKGNGGVFNSPLTSGSVVFLFDVTGTLDLNALSKITFQYGTALGEPNFTGTLDNGGGGSEVPEPATLALAGSALLGLAAARRRRRG, encoded by the coding sequence ATGAAAAAGAAACTGATTGCGCTTGCGCTCGCCGCCTGCGGCGCTGCTGGCGCCTGGGCCACGCCGGTGAGCTTCAGCGGCTCGCAGCGCAACCTGTCGGCCACGGTCTCGTTCGAGAACGTCGGCAACCAGCTCCGCGTGGTGCTCTCCAACACCTCCCAGGCCGACGTGCGCGTGGCCGACCAGGTGCTCACCGCGGTGTTCTTCGACCTGGGCGGCGGCGTCTCGCTGACGCCGGTGTCGGCGATCAGCGGCGGTGCGACCTACATGGGCCGGGACAAGGTCAGCGATGCGGGCAGCAACGTCAGCGGTGAATGGGCGTTCGACGGCGCGATCCTCGCTTACGGCGCCCACATGGGCATCTCGAGCTCCGCTCTGGATTCCCTGTTCGGTGCGAAGGACCGTTTCGACGTCAACTCCAACCTGTACGGGCCGCCTTCGCCGGACGGGCTGCAGTACGGCATCACGTCGCCCGGCGATGACCGCAGCACGGGCACCAAGGGCAATGGCGGCGTCTTCAACAGCCCGCTGACCAGCGGCTCGGTGGTCTTCCTGTTCGACGTGACGGGCACGCTGGACCTGAACGCGCTGTCCAAGATCACTTTCCAGTACGGAACCGCGCTCGGCGAACCCAACTTCACCGGCACCCTGGACAACGGCGGTGGCGGTTCCGAGGTGCCCGAACCCGCGACGCTGGCGCTGGCCGGCAGCGCGCTGCTGGGCCTGGCGGCGGCACGCCGCCGTCGCCGCGGCTGA
- a CDS encoding H-NS histone family protein, with translation MPTYAQLQERIAQLQTQAEALKRAERADVVAQTRRVIAQWALTPQELFGRAAPSSEPKYRDAQGRVWGGRGPRPHWLREAIAAGARLEDFLIDDGAEAPRRKRA, from the coding sequence ATGCCGACTTATGCGCAGTTGCAGGAGCGCATCGCGCAACTGCAGACCCAGGCCGAAGCCTTGAAGCGTGCCGAGCGTGCCGACGTCGTCGCGCAGACGCGCCGTGTCATCGCCCAATGGGCGTTGACGCCGCAGGAGCTGTTCGGCCGCGCCGCACCCAGCAGCGAGCCCAAGTACCGCGACGCGCAAGGGCGGGTCTGGGGCGGGCGCGGCCCGCGGCCGCACTGGCTGCGTGAAGCCATCGCCGCCGGCGCGCGGCTCGAGGACTTCCTCATCGACGACGGCGCCGAGGCGCCGCGCCGCAAGCGCGCCTGA
- a CDS encoding aminotransferase class V-fold PLP-dependent enzyme, producing MPGLLPDLDPDGLLEYSVVFTDRAVNHMSQKFQRVMRDLSATLKEVYGAHAVAIVPGSGTFGMEAVARQFATGRKALVIRNGWFSYRWTQIFEMGAIPAEHAVLKARPVAEGARQPFAPAPVAEVVATIRAQRPDVVFAPHVETAAGILLPDDYLKAVADAVHEVGGLFVLDCIASGAAWVDMRATGVDILISAPQKGWSGSPCCAFVMFSERAREAIGATTSTSFAADLKKWLQIVDAYESGGHAYHATMPTDALTRTRDVMLETREIGFAKLRDAQFELGRRVRALLAERGLPSVAAPGFEAPGVVVAYTDDDSIQTGKAFVAQGLQTASGVPLMCDEPAGFKTFRIGLFGLDKLLDVDAAVARLVKALDAVKPA from the coding sequence ATGCCCGGATTGCTGCCTGACCTCGATCCCGACGGCCTGCTCGAGTACTCGGTCGTCTTCACCGACCGCGCCGTCAACCACATGTCGCAGAAGTTCCAGCGCGTGATGCGCGACCTGTCGGCGACGCTCAAAGAGGTCTACGGCGCGCACGCCGTGGCCATCGTGCCCGGCAGCGGCACCTTCGGCATGGAAGCCGTGGCGCGCCAGTTCGCCACCGGGCGCAAGGCGCTGGTCATCCGCAATGGCTGGTTCAGCTACCGCTGGACGCAGATCTTCGAGATGGGCGCCATCCCCGCCGAACACGCGGTGCTGAAGGCGCGCCCGGTCGCCGAAGGCGCCAGGCAGCCCTTCGCGCCGGCGCCTGTCGCCGAGGTGGTGGCGACGATCCGCGCGCAGCGCCCCGACGTCGTCTTCGCGCCGCACGTCGAGACCGCCGCCGGCATCCTGCTGCCCGACGACTACCTGAAGGCGGTCGCCGACGCGGTGCACGAAGTCGGCGGCCTGTTCGTGCTCGACTGCATCGCCTCGGGCGCGGCCTGGGTGGACATGCGCGCCACCGGCGTCGACATCCTGATCAGCGCGCCGCAGAAGGGCTGGAGCGGCTCGCCCTGCTGCGCCTTCGTGATGTTCAGCGAGCGTGCGCGCGAAGCGATCGGCGCGACCACCAGCACCAGCTTCGCCGCCGACCTGAAGAAGTGGCTGCAGATCGTCGACGCCTACGAGTCCGGCGGCCACGCCTACCACGCGACGATGCCGACCGACGCGCTGACGCGCACGCGCGACGTGATGCTCGAGACGCGCGAGATCGGCTTCGCCAAGCTGCGCGACGCGCAGTTCGAACTGGGCCGCCGGGTGCGTGCGCTGCTTGCCGAACGCGGCCTGCCCAGCGTCGCCGCGCCGGGCTTCGAGGCCCCGGGCGTGGTCGTCGCCTACACCGACGACGACTCCATCCAGACCGGCAAGGCCTTCGTCGCCCAGGGTCTGCAGACCGCCTCCGGCGTGCCGCTGATGTGCGACGAGCCGGCCGGCTTCAAGACCTTCCGCATCGGCCTGTTCGGCCTGGACAAGCTGCTCGATGTCGACGCCGCGGTGGCGCGGCTGGTGAAGGCGCTGGACGCGGTCAAGCCGGCCTGA
- a CDS encoding ArsC family reductase, whose protein sequence is MIVYGIPNCDTVKRARAWLAEQGRDYTFHDFKKAGVPEARLDAWIAALGWEPLVNRQGTTWRKLDETVRAGIVDAASARALMLAQASVIKRPVVEWDDGRITVGFDAARWAGA, encoded by the coding sequence ATGATCGTCTACGGCATTCCCAACTGCGACACCGTCAAACGCGCCCGCGCCTGGCTCGCCGAGCAGGGCCGCGACTACACGTTCCACGACTTCAAGAAGGCCGGCGTGCCCGAGGCGCGGCTGGACGCCTGGATCGCCGCGCTCGGCTGGGAGCCGCTGGTCAACCGCCAGGGCACGACCTGGCGCAAGCTCGACGAAACCGTGCGCGCCGGCATCGTCGACGCCGCCTCGGCGCGCGCGCTGATGCTGGCCCAGGCCAGCGTCATCAAGCGTCCGGTCGTCGAGTGGGACGACGGCCGCATCACCGTCGGCTTCGACGCCGCGCGCTGGGCCGGCGCCTAG